Part of the Sulfurihydrogenibium sp. genome is shown below.
CGAGATGATTTAGAAATCAGTGAAGCTAAGGTATTGATAAAGTGGTTTTATTTTTTGAAGTTTGATTTAAGCTTGTGTAGTTTAGGCTTGAAAGGGATTATTTGAAGAGAGGTTTTAAGTATTTGTTGAATTTGACTTTTTAATTTGAAAATTTTTTAATACTTAATTTTTTGAAAATTTGTAATTTTTTATTTTAAAATTTTTTGAGATCGGGAAGTTAAGGAGTGATATTTTCCGCCCCTTTCTGAGTTTTAGGTCTTCAGCAGTAGGCTTGTGATTGGATGTTAAAGGATAAAATATAATAATATATTTTCTGTATATCGAGGTTTGCTGCAAAAAACTTCAACTTGCGGATTTTTTAAAAATTTGGTATAATGTTTTACACATTGGCAATTGAATAAGGTTTTTACGAATTTGTTTTTGAGTTAAAAGTTAACGGGTTTGTAGCCTACCTATGAGGAATTGAAATGTGATTGATTGATTGATTTTTTACACTCTAAAATTTAGTTTGTAGCCTACCTATGAGGAATTGAAATACCTATCAATATTAACTTTATTTATTTCATCTTGTGTGTTTGTAGCCTACCTATGAGGAATTGAAATATAAAGTATATATCTATTCTGAAAAGTCTCTAATAAGTTTGTAGCCTACCTATGAGGAATTGAAGCCTACCAAACATTTTTTGTCCATCATCTTTTGTCAATCTTCTTTCACTTCTCAAGCCAATAAAAAATCTCACATCTTTATTGCAGTATTACCTATACACAGACTTATTTTTTATGTAAAATAAATAAAGCCATTCAAATACTAATCAAGGACACTAAAGATGAGAGTTGAACTTTTAGAAAAAATCTTAAAAAAGAAAGATAAAATTAGAGAGTATTTACAGCAGAATATAGAAAAAATAAATGAAGAAGAGATAAAATCAAAATGGACAGCATACAATCCAAATCCTAAACCAATTCACCATTTAGCAGCCGATGGGTCTTTTTATCAAAAATCTTACTTAGGCTTTAGCCTTATCGTATTTGCCGGGTATGCAGAAAACACAAATCCAAACAGTGAAAATATAAGCAGTTTTACAATTGGAGATATATTTCCAACAGTAATTAAAAAAACAGAGCATGTTAAAACCTTAGCAACTCTTTTTATGTTTTTATGCGAAGCAAAAGCATTGCTTTATCTTGCCAAAAAAGAAAAACCAAATTTCATAATCTTTGACGGAACAATCACATCAAGATTTATCATACCATTTCCACTTTCTAATTGGTTTACCGATAATGAAGTAGAAAGTCAAATTAATACTATCGTTAACGAGCTTTTTAAAGAAAACATAGAAAAAATAAAAGAAACAGATTTGTATTTTTTAAGAGATGATATTATCAAATCAATTTTTACAAAGTTAGAAAGCCCAAGAAAAGATTATATAGAAGCCACAGTCTCAAAATTTGCTTATTATGAATATCTCTATACACTTTACAACATTTTCAAATTAGAGCATAAGCCATTAATCATAGGCTTGGCTAAAACTTCCACCGGTACAGATATATTAAATCATTCACTGCCAGACATAAAGTTATTTTTAAACTATATCGATGAGCTTGGATATTCTGAAAGCGTTGAGCAGAACTTAGAAAAACTAAAAACAAGCCTTGGAGAACTTCAGCTTATAGATGATAAAATCTTTAGCTTTTTATACGAGTTAAACATTGAGTCTTTTTATGCAAAATATACTTTAAAAAATGCTATAAATCTTGTAGAAGTTTATCAAAATCCAGATTTTGGAACAATAAAAAAAGAGGATATATTAGACTACTTAGCAGATATGGACTACTTAGGCTACAACTACCCATTTAAGCTTAAAAAAGTTGATAACGAAGTTAGAATTACATCGTCAGATTTTGAGTTTATAGAAAAACAGTTTGGGCTTGAATTTTCAATTACAGGCAGAGAAGCACTATGAAAATAAACCAAAAGCTTTTATCATTTCAAAGCTTAATCATCGGATTGTTAATTTTATTCCTATTAACTTTAAAATCTATAAACATAAACCCAAAGCCAAAGTTTACAGAAAGTGATTTAAAAATAGATATAAACACCGCAGATATTATCACTCTTCAAAGAATTCCTTACATTGGAGAAAAAACAGCGGAGCTTATCATTGAAGACAGAAAGATAAGAGGCGGTTATACAGATATAAATCAGTTAAAATGGGTAAAAAACTTTGATAAAATAAAACCATACATTAAAATAAGCGAGGAAGCAAAGTGGACAGAATAGAGCAGTTAAAAAAGGCATTAGAAAAAGACCCAAACAACCCACTTGGATTATACGGGTTAGCGTTAGAGTTATACAAACAAGGTTTATATGAAGATGCTATCGTATACTTTAAAAAATATCTAAGTTTGTACGAAGACCAAGGAGCAGCATACAGAACGTTGGCACAATGCTACATAAACATTGGAGATATTGAGCAAGCTATAGAGACATACGAGAGAGGAATAGAAAAGGCAAGAAAGTATAACCACCCAACAATAGTAGAAGAGTTTAAACAGGAGATAGAAAGATTAAAAACAATGATCTAAAAATTTTAGTGATAAGATTTTCATCTCTTGGAGATGTTATTTTATCTTCTGTCGTTTTAGACCCTTTATATGAGAAAGGTTACGATATAGATTTTTTGACGTTTAAACCATTTAGCGATGTGTTTGAAAAAGATTATAGAATAAAAAATCTTATTGCTGTCGATAAATCAAGGCTTAAAAGCATCTCAGATATTTACAATTTCACCAAATCCTTAGATAGATACGATTATGTTTTAGACCTGCATTCTAACCTACGGTCTTTTTTGATTGGATTTTTCTTAAAGCTGAGATACAATCCAAAGATTCTAAGATATAAAAAACAGTCTTTAAAAAGAAGATTAAAGATTTTAGACTCAAACTTCAATGTTTTAAAAGCATATCTTGAGCCGCTAAAAACACTTGGCATAGAAAACTTAAATTACAGACCGAAAGTAATTATCACAAATCAAGAAGTTGAAAAAGTAAAAACCTTTTTGCCACAAAAATTTATATCTCTTGGAACAGGTGCAAGATATAAGAGCAAGGTTTATCCGTATTATAAAGAACTATCAGAAATTTTACTTGAAAATGGATTTAATGTTGTTTTAGTTGGTTCTAAAGAAGATTTAGAGATGGATAAAAGTATCTATCCAAAAGAAGTTTTAGATTTAAGAGGAAAAATAAGCCTAAGAGAAACCATTGCTGTAATCTCACAAGGATTGGCAACTGTAAGCAACGACTCTGCCATAGCCCACATGTCAAGAGCTGTTGGTGTTAAAGTTTTGATGATATACGGCTCAACCCATCCATACTTTGGATTTGCACCATTAAAAGATGAAGGAGATTATATCTTTAAAAACCTACCATGTCAACCTTGTTCACTTCATGGACAAAATAGCTGTAAGTATAAAACATTTGAATGTTTAACATCCATCTCTCCCCAAGAAGTTTATGATAGGCTGAAAAATTTGATATAATAAAACAGTGTTTTATTAATTTTGAGGAAACAGCTTGGAATATACATACCTATCACCGGACATAATAAATAAGATTGAAGAGTATAAAAACGAATTTTTGACAAAAGACCAGGTTATCATACAAGCACTGCATTTAATATATTCTAAGTATAGAGACATAACCTTAGACCATATGTTAGAACTATCTAACTATCTTGAAGTTCCTTTAAATCAAATTGAAGGAATCATCACTTTTTATGATATGTTTAGAGTTAAAAGAAATGCAAGGCATCATATTAGAGTTTGTAAAAATCTACCTTGCCATATTATGGGATATAAAAAACTTATAGAACTTTTTGAAAAACTAACAGGTGAAGAGAGAAATCAAGAAAGTAAAAACGGTAGATTTTACATAGAAACTGTTGAGTGTATAGGTGCATGCAGCGTTGCACCGGCGTTTATGATAGATGATGATTTATACGATGGAACAAAGATTACTGAGGAAAAGTTAAATGAAATCTTATCCAAATATACCTAATTTTCATACATACAGCAGCTTAAACTTACTCCTTAGAAGATGTAAAGAACCAAGAACTGTAGACATAGAAGAGTATATTACAACCGGCGGATACTCAGCACTAAAAAAGGCTTTAAATAGATTTACACCGGAAGATATTATCGTTCTTGTAGAAGAAAGCACCCTTAGAGGAAGAGGTGGAGCAGGATTTCCAACAGGTAGAAAATGGCGTTTTGCAATATCAAACCCAAAGCCAAGATATTTAGTTTGTAATGCTGATGAAAGCGAGCCCGGAACGTTTAAAGATAGAATAATCATAGAAAGAGACCCGCATCTTTTGATAGAAGGTATGATTATTTCAGCCTATGCTATCGGTGCAGAAAGAGGATTTATTTATATAAGAGGAGAATATCCGGCAGGAGCAAAAATCCTTGAAAATGCTATAAAAGAAGCAAGAGATAGAGGCTTTCTTGGAAAAAATATACTTGGAACAGATTTTTCTTTTGATATAAGCGTTTACAGAGGAGCAGGAGCATATATCTGCGGAGAAGAAACAGCATTGATAGAAAGCTTAGAAGGAAAAAGAGGACATCCAAGATTAAAACCACCATATCCAGTTTCAGAAGGACTTTTTGGAAAGCCTACCGTAGTAAATAACGTTGAAACATTGGCAAACATTCCTATCATCGTAACTTACGAAAGCTATTATATGAATATAGGACCAGCAGGATATTTTGGACCAAAACTATTTCCTGTTAGCGGAAAAGTCAACAAACCCGGTGTTTATGAGCTTACGATGGATATTACACTTAGAGAATTGATTGATATAGCCGGCGGAATGAAAGATGGAAAAAAATTTAAAGCTGTTTTTGCAGGAGCACTTGGCGTATACTCTGAAAGAGACCTTGACATTCCAATGGATTACTCTCCGAAAGGTTTTGGTGGCACAGGAACAACTATAGTTCTTGCAGAAGATGATTGTATCATAGACAGTTTAATTGTAATAGCTGAGTTTTTCCATCATGAAAGCTGTGGAAAATGTACGCCATGCAGAATTGGAACTTATGAACTTTTAAACATTCTTAAAAAATTTCAAGAAGGGACAGCAACAGAAAAAGATTTACAATATCTTGAACACTTGGGAAGAAACATACCGGTTGGGTCTATATGTGGTCTTGGATACTCTGCACCAAACGCATTAATGGATGCTTTAAAAAAATTCAAAGATGAATTTATAGCACACATAAATAAGCAATGCCCAGCTGGTGTATGTTTTTAGATATTATTTTTCTGCTTGACAGGTAGAAATTTTTTTTGTATATTTATATTAGCTTTTTAAATTTTAACTGTACCTTGGCAATTGAATAGGTAAGCCAGCACAAGCTTATTTTACGTGAAACGTGAGACGTGAGATGTGAGACGTTAGAAATTGGTTTATCAATATCTTAGTGATTTTTGTTTGATTGTGCGATGGCTTAGTGAGATGACTTGGCGGTCAGTGAAGCTAAGGTGTTGGTATGTGATTTTATTTTTTTGATGTTTGATTTAAGCTTGTGTAGTAAATATTTGAAAGGGATTTTTTGAAGAGTAGTTGTAAGTACTTGTTGAATTTGACTTTTTAATTTTGAAATTTTTAGTATTTAAATTTTTTGAAAATTTAGAATTTTTTATTTTAGAGTTTTTTAAGATCGGGAAGTTAAAGAGTGGTATTTGCAGCGGGCTTCTGAGTTTGTGGTTTTAAGCGGTTGGCTTGTGCTGGGATGTTAAAGTATAAAATATAATAATATATTTTCTGTATATCGAGGTTTGCTGCAAAAAACTTCAACTTGCAGATTTTTTGAAAATTTGGTATAATGTTTTACACATTGGCAATTGAATAAGATTTTTACGAATTTATTTTTGAGTTAAAAGTTGACGGGTTTGTAGCCTACCTATGAGGAATTGAAACTAAGAAGGTTTAACCGAAGGTATTTCTAACCTGTAGGTTTGTAGCCTACCTATGAGGAATTGAAACGAAAATACAAAATCTTTACGTATGACAAGTAGGTGGGTTTGTAGCCTACCTATGAGGAATTGAAACTTTTTGGTCGGCCTTACAGACACAGGAATGCCTTTGGTTTGTAGCCTACCTATGAGGAATTGAAACAACAAAGAACAAAGAATATTCTTTGCCAAAACCTTTGGTTTGTAGCCTACCTATGAGGAATTGAAACACATCTGGATAGTATAGTTCATTTCTTGATTTCTCAGTTTGTAGCCTACCTATGAAGAATTGAAACTCTTTTTGGATTTGATTAGTTGTTAGAGTAGATGAGGTTTGTAGCCTACCTATGAAGAATTGAAACCCGTCTGCTTTATTATCTTTTTCTACGATGTAAGTTGTTTGTAGCCTACCTATGAGGAATTGAAAGTCTGGTAAGCGTTGCATTAGCTGTAGAATGACAATTGTTTGTAGCCTACCTATAAGGAATTGAAACAGAAAGATACTAAAAATTAGCATCTCAAAGATTTCTAACATCTATCTATCAAAAGAAAAAAATCCCTGAAAATGTCCTGAATTTATTTTTAAAATCAAGAAAGAACAGAACACCTCCATGAAAAAACAACTTTAAATCTTATAAAAATCCCTAATTTCCCATTCAAAAGATTTTCAAAAAATAGTATGACTAATACCTTTATTTTAAGAATGCTATAATAATATGCTATCTAAAAAACACTTAGGAGTAAGAAATGCTTGGAGATATTCTATTAAAGTATTGGAAAATTATACTTGGAGTTGGAATTGTTTTAGCTGTTGGAGGTTTATTTTTACAGCAAACTTTGCCGGTCATAGGAAAAATAGTTGAATTTATAGGGTTTTCGTTTGTTGCCATTGTTGCATACGTTCTTGGATATAAAAATGCATCAGATGAAGCTGAAAAGCAGATAAAAGCAGAAATAGAAAAATTAGCAAAACAAGACATAAGATACAAATTTGCAGCAGATAGAGCTATAAAAAATATCAAAGCACCATTGACAGGTAAAAAATAAAAATAAGGAGCTGAAAAGATGGAGTCAGCAGTTTTGATTGATAAAGAGTTTGACGTTGTTATAGGACTTGAGACCCATGTTCAAATGAACACTCAAACAAAAATGTTTTGTGGATGTAAAGTTGAGTTTGGAGCCGAGCCTAACACTAACGTATGTCCAGTCTGCTTAGCACATCCAGGGACGCTACCGGTAATAAACAAAAGAGCCATAGAGTTTGCCATAAAAGCAGCTTTGGCGTTAAACTGCAAAGTTCATAACCTTTCTATCATGGCAAGAAAAAATTATTTTTATCCAGACCTTCCAAAAGGTTATCAGATTTCCCAGTATGACAAACCACTTGCAACAGATGGATACATAGAAATCAAAACAGAAAACGGATTTAAAAAAATTAGAATTCATAGATTACACATAGAAGAAGACGCAGGAAAAACAATACACGAGGGAAGTTTTTCTTATGTAGATTTAAACAGAGCAGGTACTCCACTGATGGAAATCGTCACTGAGCCGGATATATCCTCTGCAGAAGAGGCGAGAAAGTACTTAGAAAAATTAAGAAACATCATGAGATATCTTGGTGTATCTGATGCAGATATGGAAAAAGGACAGCTTAGATGTGATGTGAATATATCCTTAAAACCAAAAGGTTCTGAAAAGCTTGGCACAAAGGTAGAGCTAAAAAATATTAACTCATTTAGATTTATTGTAAAAGCAATAGAGTATGAGATAGAAAGACAGTCTAAGCTTCTAAGAAAAGGAGAAAAAATAGTTCAAGAGACAAGATTGTTTGACCCAAATACCGGAAAAACCTACACCATGAGAACAAAAGAAGAAGCACACGATTACAGATACTTCCCAGACCCAGATTTACTGCCAGTAATAATAAAAGACGAAGAAATCCAGCAGATTAAAAACTCACTTGTAGAACTTCCAGACCAAAAATATCACAGATACATTGAAAAACTTGGACTTCCTGAATATGACGCAGAAGTGTTAACATCTGATAAAGCCTTAGCAAACTATTTTGAAAAAGTAATAGAAATCTTTCCACAAAATCCAAAGCTTGTAGCAAATTGGATACTAAATGAACTTCTTGGAAAGCTAAACGAAAAAGGATTAGAAATAGAAAATTCTCCTATTTCTCCAAACTCTTTGGCAGAACTTTTATCGTTAATTACTGATGGCACAATCTCAGGAAAGATTGCAAAAGATGTGTTTGAAATAGCATTTGAGACACAAAAATCACCAAAACAGATAGTAGAAGAAAAAGGATTAAAACAGATTTCAAACGAAGATGAAATAAGAAAAATAGTAAAAGATACTCTTGCTAAATTCCCGGCAGAAGTAGAAAAATACAAATCAGGAAATGAAAAAATTCTTGGATTTTTAGTCGGACAGATAATGAAAGAAACAAAAGGAAAAGCAAACCCTCAGCTTGTAAATAAAATCATAAAAGAGGAGCTACAATGATAAAAAGATATACCCTTCCAGAGATGGGAAATATATGGAGTGAAAAAAACAAATTTCAAAAATGGTTAGATGTAGAGATAGCGGTTTGTAAAGCTTGGAATAAACTCGGAAAAATACCGGATGAAGCGTTAAAGGAAATCATAGAAAAAACACATATAGATGATGAAACATTAGAGAGAATTAACGAGCTTGATAAAGTTTATAATCATGATGTCCTTGCTTTTGTTAGCGCGGTGGCTGAGCAAGTAGGAGAAAATGGAAGATACATACACTTAGGACTTACATCATCTGATGTTATTGATACAGCTTTAGCATTAATCATGAGAGAAAGCTTAGACTTGCTTATAAAAGATGTTGAAAGACTTTTAGAAGTTTTAAAAGAAAATGCATTAAAGTATAAAAATACAGTAATGATGGGAAGAACTCACGGAGTCCATGCAGAGCCTATGACCTTTGGGCTTAAATTTGTATTATGGTATGAAGAGTTTAAAAGAAACAAAAAAAGATTAGAAAATGCAAAAGAAGTTATATCTGTTGGAACAATATCAGGAGCAGTAGGAACTTATTCTAACATTCCGCCAGAGCTTGAAGAGCTTACATTAAAAGAGCTTAATCTAAAACCAGAACCAGTAGCAAATCAGGTTATCCAAAGAGACAGACATGCAGAGTATATGACAGCTTTAGCAATAACAGCATCATCTTTAGAAAAAATCGCCGTTGAAATAAGACACTTGCAAAGAACAGAAGTTTTAGAAGCACAAGAACCATTTAAAAAAGGACAGCGTGGCTCATCAGCAATGCCACATAAAAAAAATCCAATCACCTGTGAAAGAATTACCGGGCTTGCAAGGGTAATAAGGTCAAACAGCTTACCTGCTATGGAAGATATAGCACTATGGCATGAAAGGGATATATCCCATTCATCGGTTGAAAGAGTAATACTGCCTGACAGTTCAATAGCTCTTGATTATATCTTAAATCTAACTATCAACGTACTGAAAGATTTGGTTGTATATCCAGAGAATATGAAAAAGAACATGGATAAATCAAAAGGTTTATACTTCTCTTCTAAGGTTTTAGTAGCACTTGTAGAAAAAGGACTATCGAGAGACCAAGCTTATGATATAGTTCAAAGAAACGCAATGAAAGCATGGGATACAGAAAACTTAATGTTTAAAGACGCTTTACTGCAAGACCCAGAAGTTATGTCTTATTTGTCAAAAGAAGAATTAGACAAAATATTTGATGTAAACGAGTTTTTAAAAAACATAGATTATATCTACAATAGAGTGTTTGGTAGAGAAGATAGTTAATTTAAGCGAAATTATAAGGTTAAAGGAAGTTTAGACTGTAAGGTGCTTTAAAATCTTATTAATTAATATTTTCCTCGCCATCCTGAGGCTGTAAAGCCGAAGGATCTCATCTTTTGATTTTTTGATTTGAAAAAACAAGAGATTCTTCGCCGGCTGCAGAAATTGCGATGTTGATTTTAGAAACGATGTAAATCTTGAATATGTTTAAAAGCATTCTATATTATTTTAAGTTTATGTAAAATAAAAATAAAAAATCAAAAGAGGTAGGAAATGAAGTATTACATAAAAACTTTTGGATGTCAGATGAATGTAAATGACTCAGAAAAAATGGCAGGTATTTTACAAACTCTTGGATATACACCTACTGAAAATTGGGAAGAAGCAGATGTTATTCTTGTAAATACATGTTCAGTAAGAGAAAAACCAGACCAAAAAGTTTTATCAGCACTTGGAGAGTTTAAAAAAGTAAAAAAACATAATCCAAATGCAGTCATTGGCGTTTGTGGTTGTTTAGCACAAAGGGCAGGATACGAAATTTATCAAAAAGCACCATTTATAGATATGGTTTTTGGAACAACCAATATCCACCATCTTCCAAATCTTTTAGAAGAAGCAAAAAGTGGAAATAAAGCTATAGAAATTTTAGAAGAAATAGACGAGAACGAAAATCTTTTAGACCGGTTCCCAACTGTAAGAGAAAATAAATATACAGCATTCGTTACTGTAATTAGAGGATGTGATAAAAAATGTACCTACTGTATAGTTCCAACAACAAGAGGTAGAGAAAGAAGTAGAAGAATCGGCGATATTCTAAGAGAAGTCCAATACTTAGTTGAAGACGGAGTTAAAGAAATCCATTTAATAGGTCAAAATGTTACTGCTTACGGAAAAGATTTTGGAGATGTGAAGTTTTGGGAGCTTTTAAAAGCTGTGGCAGAGGTTGATGGAGTAGAAAGAATTAGATTTACAACAGGGCATCCAAAAGATTTAGATGAAGATACTATAAAAGTTATGGCAGACCTGCCGCAAGTCTGCGAAGCCTTACATCTGCCAATACAGGCAGGTTCAGACAGAATATTACAAGCAATGGATAGAGGATATACTCAAAAAGAGTACTTGCAAAAAATAGAATTGCTTAAAAAATACATACCAAATATAGCATTGTCTACTGATATCATAGTTGGATTTCCAGGAGAAACTTACGAAGATTATTTAGAAACAGTTAAAGTAATAAAAGAAGTAGAGTATGACCAAGTGTTTGCATTTAAATATTCACCAAGACCAGGAACTCCAGCAGCAGATTTACCAATGACAGAGTCGCCAGAAGAGCTTTCAAAACGTTTAAATGACTTGATAAATTTACAAAAAGATATAACTTTTAAAAAGAATCTTGAATATCAAGATAAAATAGTTGAAATCTTGGTAGAAGAGATAAACCAAGAGAATAAGTTAGTAGGCAGAACAAGGACTAATAAACTTGTTTATGCTGAAGGAAGCCCGGAGTATTTAGGAAAATTAGTAGATGTAAAAATTGAAAAAGTAAATAGATTTTCCTTAGAAGGAAGTATAATTGGAGGCGATTAATTATGGTTGAGATGGAAGTCCAAGGAATTACATTAGACCCAATAACAAACATGCCTGTGTTGTTATTAAAAAGTAAAGAAAATGATGAAATTCTAACGATTTGGATTGGGGTATTTGAAGCAAACTCAATTGCTATATATTTAGAATCAATGACCTATCCAAGACCACTAACCTATGACTTATTTACAAACATCTTAAACTCGCTCTCAACATCCGTTGAAAATGT
Proteins encoded:
- a CDS encoding tetratricopeptide repeat protein — protein: MDRIEQLKKALEKDPNNPLGLYGLALELYKQGLYEDAIVYFKKYLSLYEDQGAAYRTLAQCYINIGDIEQAIETYERGIEKARKYNHPTIVEEFKQEIERLKTMI
- the purB gene encoding adenylosuccinate lyase, with the protein product MIKRYTLPEMGNIWSEKNKFQKWLDVEIAVCKAWNKLGKIPDEALKEIIEKTHIDDETLERINELDKVYNHDVLAFVSAVAEQVGENGRYIHLGLTSSDVIDTALALIMRESLDLLIKDVERLLEVLKENALKYKNTVMMGRTHGVHAEPMTFGLKFVLWYEEFKRNKKRLENAKEVISVGTISGAVGTYSNIPPELEELTLKELNLKPEPVANQVIQRDRHAEYMTALAITASSLEKIAVEIRHLQRTEVLEAQEPFKKGQRGSSAMPHKKNPITCERITGLARVIRSNSLPAMEDIALWHERDISHSSVERVILPDSSIALDYILNLTINVLKDLVVYPENMKKNMDKSKGLYFSSKVLVALVEKGLSRDQAYDIVQRNAMKAWDTENLMFKDALLQDPEVMSYLSKEELDKIFDVNEFLKNIDYIYNRVFGREDS
- a CDS encoding glycosyltransferase family 9 protein; this translates as MIRFSSLGDVILSSVVLDPLYEKGYDIDFLTFKPFSDVFEKDYRIKNLIAVDKSRLKSISDIYNFTKSLDRYDYVLDLHSNLRSFLIGFFLKLRYNPKILRYKKQSLKRRLKILDSNFNVLKAYLEPLKTLGIENLNYRPKVIITNQEVEKVKTFLPQKFISLGTGARYKSKVYPYYKELSEILLENGFNVVLVGSKEDLEMDKSIYPKEVLDLRGKISLRETIAVISQGLATVSNDSAIAHMSRAVGVKVLMIYGSTHPYFGFAPLKDEGDYIFKNLPCQPCSLHGQNSCKYKTFECLTSISPQEVYDRLKNLI
- the gatB gene encoding Asp-tRNA(Asn)/Glu-tRNA(Gln) amidotransferase subunit GatB; this encodes MESAVLIDKEFDVVIGLETHVQMNTQTKMFCGCKVEFGAEPNTNVCPVCLAHPGTLPVINKRAIEFAIKAALALNCKVHNLSIMARKNYFYPDLPKGYQISQYDKPLATDGYIEIKTENGFKKIRIHRLHIEEDAGKTIHEGSFSYVDLNRAGTPLMEIVTEPDISSAEEARKYLEKLRNIMRYLGVSDADMEKGQLRCDVNISLKPKGSEKLGTKVELKNINSFRFIVKAIEYEIERQSKLLRKGEKIVQETRLFDPNTGKTYTMRTKEEAHDYRYFPDPDLLPVIIKDEEIQQIKNSLVELPDQKYHRYIEKLGLPEYDAEVLTSDKALANYFEKVIEIFPQNPKLVANWILNELLGKLNEKGLEIENSPISPNSLAELLSLITDGTISGKIAKDVFEIAFETQKSPKQIVEEKGLKQISNEDEIRKIVKDTLAKFPAEVEKYKSGNEKILGFLVGQIMKETKGKANPQLVNKIIKEELQ
- a CDS encoding NAD(P)H-dependent oxidoreductase subunit E, with product MEYTYLSPDIINKIEEYKNEFLTKDQVIIQALHLIYSKYRDITLDHMLELSNYLEVPLNQIEGIITFYDMFRVKRNARHHIRVCKNLPCHIMGYKKLIELFEKLTGEERNQESKNGRFYIETVECIGACSVAPAFMIDDDLYDGTKITEEKLNEILSKYT
- a CDS encoding NADH-ubiquinone oxidoreductase-F iron-sulfur binding region domain-containing protein; this encodes MKSYPNIPNFHTYSSLNLLLRRCKEPRTVDIEEYITTGGYSALKKALNRFTPEDIIVLVEESTLRGRGGAGFPTGRKWRFAISNPKPRYLVCNADESEPGTFKDRIIIERDPHLLIEGMIISAYAIGAERGFIYIRGEYPAGAKILENAIKEARDRGFLGKNILGTDFSFDISVYRGAGAYICGEETALIESLEGKRGHPRLKPPYPVSEGLFGKPTVVNNVETLANIPIIVTYESYYMNIGPAGYFGPKLFPVSGKVNKPGVYELTMDITLRELIDIAGGMKDGKKFKAVFAGALGVYSERDLDIPMDYSPKGFGGTGTTIVLAEDDCIIDSLIVIAEFFHHESCGKCTPCRIGTYELLNILKKFQEGTATEKDLQYLEHLGRNIPVGSICGLGYSAPNALMDALKKFKDEFIAHINKQCPAGVCF
- a CDS encoding helix-hairpin-helix domain-containing protein, whose product is MKINQKLLSFQSLIIGLLILFLLTLKSININPKPKFTESDLKIDINTADIITLQRIPYIGEKTAELIIEDRKIRGGYTDINQLKWVKNFDKIKPYIKISEEAKWTE
- a CDS encoding DNA double-strand break repair nuclease NurA, whose amino-acid sequence is MRVELLEKILKKKDKIREYLQQNIEKINEEEIKSKWTAYNPNPKPIHHLAADGSFYQKSYLGFSLIVFAGYAENTNPNSENISSFTIGDIFPTVIKKTEHVKTLATLFMFLCEAKALLYLAKKEKPNFIIFDGTITSRFIIPFPLSNWFTDNEVESQINTIVNELFKENIEKIKETDLYFLRDDIIKSIFTKLESPRKDYIEATVSKFAYYEYLYTLYNIFKLEHKPLIIGLAKTSTGTDILNHSLPDIKLFLNYIDELGYSESVEQNLEKLKTSLGELQLIDDKIFSFLYELNIESFYAKYTLKNAINLVEVYQNPDFGTIKKEDILDYLADMDYLGYNYPFKLKKVDNEVRITSSDFEFIEKQFGLEFSITGREAL
- the miaB gene encoding tRNA (N6-isopentenyl adenosine(37)-C2)-methylthiotransferase MiaB yields the protein MKYYIKTFGCQMNVNDSEKMAGILQTLGYTPTENWEEADVILVNTCSVREKPDQKVLSALGEFKKVKKHNPNAVIGVCGCLAQRAGYEIYQKAPFIDMVFGTTNIHHLPNLLEEAKSGNKAIEILEEIDENENLLDRFPTVRENKYTAFVTVIRGCDKKCTYCIVPTTRGRERSRRIGDILREVQYLVEDGVKEIHLIGQNVTAYGKDFGDVKFWELLKAVAEVDGVERIRFTTGHPKDLDEDTIKVMADLPQVCEALHLPIQAGSDRILQAMDRGYTQKEYLQKIELLKKYIPNIALSTDIIVGFPGETYEDYLETVKVIKEVEYDQVFAFKYSPRPGTPAADLPMTESPEELSKRLNDLINLQKDITFKKNLEYQDKIVEILVEEINQENKLVGRTRTNKLVYAEGSPEYLGKLVDVKIEKVNRFSLEGSIIGGD